One region of Triticum aestivum cultivar Chinese Spring chromosome 6B, IWGSC CS RefSeq v2.1, whole genome shotgun sequence genomic DNA includes:
- the LOC123137538 gene encoding auxin response factor 8, producing the protein MITFADLTEPAPGAERRVDRQLWLACAGGMCTVPPVGCTVYYFPQGHAEHALGLDAGADLSAARVPALVPCRVAAVRYVADTDTDEVFARIRLAPLGATDADGDIHDDAAAAADDEQEKPASFSKTLTQSDANNGGGFSVPRYCAETIFPRLDYAADPPVQTVIAKDVHGTAWKFRHIYRGTPRRHLLTTGWSAFVNQKKLVAGDSIVFLRGDGGDLHVGIRRAKRGFCGAEEGSLSLTGWGRYSGPMRGNASPCTRGKVRAEDVVEAARLAGSGQPFEVVYFPRASTPEFCVRAAAVRAAMRVQWCPGMRFKMAFETEDSSRISWFMGTVAGVQVAHPTRWPQSPWRLLQVTWDEPDLLQNVKRVSPWLVEIVSSMPAMHLASFSPPRKKSRIPAYPEFPFEGQLLNPSFPPNPMAHGHRRHYHHTDSYHPSFSPFPDCSAPSGIQGARHSQFGPFLSDLHLTHLQSRLMYPGLRCHDHVSPAPIPSRITTDLTIGSSPARNGVSTTLPASAKRPNDAKPPGLVLFGQTILTEQQMSRGDLAGVSSAAATGNSSLNWNTDKAGNASQGSGSTVVQNSGSTDNTSPERPRRFGDNSHVSELGLKPGQCKVFVESDTVGRNLDCSAMSSFEELYGRLSETFCIEGAELRSRVLYRGADGEVKHAGDEPFSEFIKSARRLTVLTDAGSNNTAS; encoded by the exons ATGATCACGTTCGCGGACCTGACGGAGCCGGCGCCGGGCGCCGAGCGGCGCGTTGACCGGCAGCTGTGGCTGGCGTGCGCGGGCGGCATGTGCACCGTGCCGCCGGTGGGCTGCACCGTCTACTACTTCCCGCAAGGCCACGCCGAGCACGCGCTTGGCCTCGACGCCGGGGCCGATCTCTCCGCGGCGCGCGTCCCAGCGCTCGTGCCCTGCCGCGTCGCCGCCGTGCGGTACGTGGCCGACACGGACACCGACGAGGTCTTCGCCAGGATCCGCCTCGCCCCACTTGGCGCCACGGACGCGGATGGCGATATCCATGACGATGCCGCGGCGGCGGCTGATGACGAGCAGGAGAAGCCGGCGTCGTTCTCAAAGACTCTGACGCAGTCCGACGCCAACAACGGCGGGGGTTTCTCGGTGCCGAGGTACTGCGCTGAGACCATCTTCCCGCGGCTGGACTACGCCGCCGACCCGCCCGTGCAGACCGTCATCGCCAAGGACGTGCACGGGACTGCGTGGAAGTTCCGCCACATCTACCGGGGCACCCCGCGGCGGCATCTGCTCACCACGGGCTGGAGCGCGTTCGTGAACCAGAAGAAGCTCGTGGCCGGCGACTCCATCGTGTTCCTgcgcggcgacggcggggaccTCCACGTGGGCATCCGGCGCGCCAAGCGTGGGTTCTGCGGTGCCGAGGAGGGATCCTTGTCTTTGACCGGTTGGGGCCGCTATTCGGGTCCGATGCGAGGCAATGCGAGCCCGTGCACCCGGGGCAAGGTGCGCGCTGAGGACGTGGTCGAGGCGGCAAGGCTGGCGGGCAGTGGACAGCCGTTCGAGGTCGTGTACTTCCCACGCGCCAGCACACCGGAGTTCTGCGTGCGCGCCGCAGCAGTGCGAGCGGCGATGCGGGTTCAGTGGTGCCCCGGGATGCGGTTCAAGATGGCATTCGAGACCGAGGATTCGTCCCGCATCAGCTGGTTCATGGGCACCGTCGCCGGCGTCCAGGTCGCCCACCCCACCCGCTGGCCGCAGTCGCCGTGGAGGCTTCTTCAG GTGACGTGGGACGAGCCGGACCTCCTCCAGAATGTGAAGCGGGTCAGCCCGTGGCTGGTCGAGATCGTGTCGAGCATGCCGGCTATGCACCTCGCCTCCTTCTCGCCGCCGCGCAAGAAGTCCCGTATTCCGGCTTACCCGGAGTTCCCCTTCGAGGGTCAGCTCCTAAACCCGTCGTTCCCCCCAAACCCAATGGCGCACGGCCATCGGCGCCATTATCATCACACCGACAGCTACCATCCGTCCTTCTCCCCCTTCCCGGATTGTAGTGCTCCTTCAGGCATACAGGGAGCCAGGCATTCGCAATTTGGTCCATTTTTATCGGATCTCCACCTTACCCACCTGCAGTCAAGACTCATGTATCCGGGGCTTCGCTGCCACGATCATGTCAGTCCTGCACCAATCCCGTCAAGAATCACCACTGACCTGACCATCGGGAGCTCACCGGCGCGCAACGGCGTCTCAACCACTCTGCCTGCCAGCGCCAAGAGGCCCAACGACGCCAAGCCGCCGGGGCTAGTGCTCTTCGGACAAACCATACTAACGGAGCAGCAGATGAGCCGTGGCGACTTGGCAGGCGTGAGCTCAGCCGCGGCCACCGGGAACAGCTCGCTCAACTGGAACACCGACAAAGCGGGCAATGCATCGCAGGGCTCGGGCTCTACTGTCGTTCAGAACAGTGGCTCGACTGATAACACATCGCCGGAGAGACCGCGGCGGTTTGGAGACAATAGCCACGTCTCCGAGCTCGGGTTGAAGCCCGGGCAATGCAAGGTGTTCGTCGAGTCAGATACCGTCGGCCGGAATCTCGATTGCTCGGCGATGAGCTCGTTCGAGGAGCTCTATGGCCGCCTGTCCGAGACGTTCTGCATTGAGGGTGCGGAGCTGAGGAGCCGTGTGCTCTACCGTGGCGCCGACGGTGAAGTGAAGCACGCCGGTGACGAGCCTTTCAG CGAGTTTATCAAGTCGGCACGGAGGCTTACCGTACTGACAGATGCTGGGAGCAACAACACGGCGAGCTAG